A DNA window from Solanum lycopersicum chromosome 3, SLM_r2.1 contains the following coding sequences:
- the LOC100316887 gene encoding U-box domain-containing protein 43 — protein sequence MPEDPSTDVSLVPASEVVTGITRLVFETIEAANSAVVQKENFNKFSKFLEKIALVLKELSNSETSEINNLSPALEVLKLEIEVIKQLALDCRNRNKIYLLLNCRRTLKYFECSTRDISRTLLLITSEYLNVLPEITDQLKDLCKNMLDTEYKVSIEEEEVSEKIELGIQERNIDRSYANDLLICIARAVGIANEQSVLKREFGNFKAEIASSEQGKNLTEKLRMEEIILLLGKADLLTTAEEKQTNYLTKRNSLGRQPLEPLQSFYCPITGDVMEDPVETSSGQIFERTAIEKWLADGNKLCPLTKKHLKKSDLRSNKTLRQSIEEWKNRNIMITIASLKLKIQTDKEEEVLQSLQKLSEFCVRSELQREWIVMENYVPVTIDLLRANNTEIRKYALLILYALAKDSEEGKERIGTVDNAIGLVVRSLARKPEESILALHLLLELSRSSVVQNLIGNVQGCILLLVTFMNSEDSVAAKYASEILDNLSFLDQNVIEMARLNYGAPLLQHLCSGTESKRILMAKTLSHIQLSDQIKLHITEKGALKPLLELLSHSNTEMKIIAVKALQSLSTVPRNGQLMIKAGVSDQLFELLFCHTLSTEIRENVAATIMQLAISKNSQGSEDVQVSLLESHDDIFKLFSLISLTGSNVQQSILRIFQAMCQSPAGSDIRTKLRQISAIKVLVYLCEVDDHEVRADAVKLFYLLAKDGNDDILLEHVNNTCIGNLVGIIRTSDNEEEIAAALGIISHLPQDFSMSQHLLDAGALDVILDCLHGRNAHSSLRNEIVENAAGALCRFTVPTNPETQTQVAEAGIIPLLVSLLASGSCLTKKNAATSLKQFSESSQKLSKQPASKIWMFSCCIASPTQNCPVHLGFCSVESSFCLLEANALRPLAEVVDEPDPAAAEASIDAILTIIEGEQLQNGSKVLAEANAIAPIIKLLSSSSIILQEKALKALERLFQMIELKLKYGTSAQMPLVEITQKGRSDLKSLAAKVLSHLNVLPEQSSFF from the exons ATGCCAGAGGATCCATCTACCGATGTTTCTCTTGTCCCAGCTTCAGAAGTTGTCACTGGCATAACTCGACTTGTATTTGAAACAATAGAGGCTGCAAATTCTGCTGTTGTGCAGAAGGAGAACttcaataaattttcaaaattcttggAGAAGATTGCTTTGGTCCTGAAAGAGTTATCTAATTCTGAAACTAGTGAAATTAATAACTTAAGTCCAGCTTTAGAGGTTCTCAAGTTGGAGATAGAAGTGATCAAACAACTAGCTTTGGACTGcagaaataggaacaaaatctATCTCTTACTAAATTGTAGGAGAACCCTCAAGTATTTTGAGTGTAGTACGAGGGATATTAGTCGGACTTTGTTGCTAATAACTTCGGAATATCTGAATGTTTTACCTGAAATCACTGACCAGCTTAAAGATCTATGCAAGAACATGCTGGATACTGAGTATAAAGTCTCTATAGAGGAGGAAGAAGTTTCGGAGAAAATTGAATTAGGGATACAAGAGAGGAATATTGATAGATCCTATGCAAATGATTTGCTCATTTGTATTGCTAGAGCTGTTGGAATAGCAAATGAGCAATCAGTACTGAAGAGAGAATTTGGAAATTTCAAGGCAGAAATTGCTAGTAGTGAACAAGGGAAGAACCTGACGGAGAAATTACGGATGGAAGAGATTATTCTATTGCTTGGCAAGGCTGACTTGCTTACAACTGcagaagaaaaacaaacaaattatttGACTAAAAGAAACTCTTTGGGTAGGCAACCATTAGAACCTTTGCAGTCATTTTACTGCCCAATTACTGGAGATGTCATGGAAGATCCGGTGGAGACTTCTTCTGGGCAGATATTTGAAAGGACAGCTATCGAGAAGTGGTTAGCAGACGGCAATAAGCTGTGTCCCTTGACCAAAAAACACTTGAAAAAGTCAGATCTTCGGTCCAATAAAACCCTGCGTCAGTCAATTGAAGAATGGAAAAACAGAAACATCATGATCACCATTGCGTCTCTAAAACTGAAAATTCAAACAGACAAAGAGGAAGAAGTGCTTCAATCTTTACAGAAGTTGTCGGAGTTTTGTGTAAGGAGTGAGTTGCAGAGAGAATGGATCGTGATGGAAAATTACGTACCAGTTACCATAGATCTTCTACGTGCAAATAATACTGAGATAAGAAAGTATGCTTTATTGATACTTTACGCTCTCGCAAAGGATAGTGAAGAAGGCAAG GAAAGAATAGGTACAGTAGATAATGCTATTGGTTTGGTGGTGCGATCTCTTGCACGCAAACCTGAAGAAAGCATATTGGCTTTGCATCTGCTTTTGGAGCTATCCAGAAGTAGTGTAGTTCAGAACTTGATTGGCAATGTCCAGGGTTGCATCCTTCTACTTGTTACTTTCATGAATAGTGAGGACTCTGTAGCAGCAAAGTATGCTAGTGAAATTTTGGACAATCTCTCGTTCCTTGATCAGAATGTTATTGAGATGGCAAGATTAAATTATGGTGCACCCTTACTACAACATCTATGTTCAG GAACTGAAAGTAAGCGTATTCTCATGGCCAAAACCTTGTCACACATCCAGTTGAGCGACCAGATTAAGCTGCACATCACAGAAAAAGGGGCACTGAAGCCACTTCTTGAACTGCTATCGCATAGCAATACAGAGATGAAAATCATTGCTGTCAAAGCACTCCAAAGCCTTTCAACTGTCCCAAGAAATGGTCAATTGATGATAAAGGCAGGTGTCAGTGACCAGCTGTTTGAACTACTATTTTGTCACACCTTGTCAACAGAAATACGGGAAAATGTAGCAGCAACAATTATGCAACTTGCCATATCAAAAAATTCTCAAGGATCAGAGGATGTGCAGGTTTCATTGTTGGAGTCTCATGATGACATCTTTAAACTCTTTTCTCTTATATCGTTGACTGGATCTAATGTGCAACAAAGCATTCTTCGTATCTTTCAAGCAATGTGCCAATCTCCTGCTGGTTCTGATATCCGGACCAAACTGAGACAG ATTTCTGCAATTAAGGTCCTAGTCTACCTGTGTGAGGTTGATGACCATGAGGTACGGGCTGATGCGGTGAAACTCTTCTATTTATTGGCAAAAGACGGTAATGATGATATTCTCTTAGAGCATGTAAACAATACATGCATTGGGAACTTGGTAGGGATCATCAGAACTTCAGATAATGAAGAAGAGATTGCTGCTGCATTGGGAATAATCTCTCATCTTCCTCAAGATTTTTCAATGTCCCAGCACCTTCTTGATGCTGGGGCACTTGATGTCATCTTAGACTGTCTGCATGGTAGAAATGCCCATTCTTCACTAAGAAATGAAATTGTAGAGAATGCTGCTGGAGCCCTTTGCCGTTTTACTGTTCCAACAAATCCAGAAACACAAACACAAGTTGCTGAAGCCGGTATTATTCCTCTTCTAGTATCCCTTCTAGCATCAGGCAGTtgtttaaccaaaaaaaatgcaGCTACTTCTTTAAAGCAGTTTTCAGAAAGCTCACAAAAGCTGAGCAAGCAGCCAGCTAGTAAAATTTGGATGTTTAGTTGCTGTATCGCCTCACCGACACAAAACTGTCCCGTGCACCTAGGATTTTGCAGTGTGGAATCCTCATTCTGCCTTTTAGAGGCTAATGCTCTCAGACCCCTCGCGGAGGTGGTAGATGAGCCAGATCCTGCAGCTGCTGAAGCTTCTATAGATGCAATCTTGACAATAATTGAAGGTGAGCAGCTGCAGAATGGTTCTAAGGTACTTGCAGAAGCCAACGCCATCGCTCCAATCATAAAATTGTTGAGCTCATCCTCTATCATTTTACAAGAAAAAGCTCTCAAGGCCTTGGAGAGGCTATTTCAAATGATAGAATTGAAGCTCAAGTATGGGACATCAGCCCAGATGCCACTTGTGGAAATCACTCAGAAAGGAAGAAGTGACTTGAAATCTTTAGCTGCTAAAGTTCTATCTCACTTGAATGTGCTTCCTGAACAGTCTTCCTTTTTCTAA
- the LOC101255671 gene encoding oligopeptide transporter 6: MTEIQVDEMNFSKEETNNDDEECPIKEVEMTVPKTDDPTIPVLTFRMWLLGITSCILLSFVNQFFWYRTQPLTISSTAVQIAVVPIGHLMAKIITKRVFFEGTSWAFTLNPGRFNIKEHVLITIFANAGAGTVYATHILSAVKLYYKRPLDFFPALLIMVTTQMLGFGWAGIFRKLLVEPAEMWWPGSLVQVSLFRALHEKENRAKGGTTRIQFFLIALVFSFAYYVFPGYLFQMLTSFSWLCWFAPKSIFVQQLGSGMHGLGIGAIGFDWTTISSYLGSPLASPWFATANIGVGFVLVMYFMTPLTYWYNVYNAKTFPIFSSNLYTLNGTKYNTEGVIDPHFQLDYAAYNRYGQLHLSTFFAMTYGLGFAALGAIFVHIFLFHGSEVWNGFREVFDQRKKLDVHTRLMKNYKQVPMWWFTIVLVVNMALILFICQHYLETLQLTWWGVLLAFVIAFGFTLPIGIIVATTNQQPGLNIITEYVWGYMYPGFPVANMLFKVYGYISMAQALTFVYDFKLGHYMKIPPRAMFMAQMLGTFISIIIYTITAWWLMGSVPNLCDISVLPANSPWQCPQDRVFYDASVIWGLIGPKRIFGSLGVYSNVNWFFLGGAISPILVWLAQKIFPKQKWISLIHMPVLLGSTAMMPPASSVNYTSWLIVAFLSGYVVYRRWPHLWERYNYVLSGGLDAGTAFIAVLLFITIQSKDINIDWWGNNIDGCPLAACPTAKGVPAKGCPAIM; this comes from the exons ATGACAGAAATACAAGTTGATGAAATGAATTTTTCGAAAGAAGAGactaataatgatgatgaagaaTGTCCAATTAAAGAAGTTGAAATGACAGTACCAAAAACTGATGATCCAACAATCCCTGTATTAACATTTAGAATGTGGTTACTTGGAATCACTTCTTGTATCTTGTTATCTTTCGTGAATCAGTTCTTTTGGTATCGTACTCAACCGCTGACGATTTCATCGACAGCGGTTCAGATCGCAGTGGTGCCCATTGGGCATCTAATGGCGAAAATTATAACAAAGAGAGTGTTTTTCGAGGGCACGAGTTGGGCGTTTACGCTCAATCCGGGCCGATTTAATATTAAAGAGCACGTGCTGATTACGATTTTCGCTAATGCGGGCGCTGGAACTGTTTACGCTACGCATATATTGAGTGCTGTTAAGCTTTATTATAAGAGACCACTTGATTTTTTTCCAGCGTTGCTTATTATGGTCACAACACAG ATGTTAGGTTTTGGTTGGGCGGGTATTTTCCGGAAGCTTCTTGTTGAACCAGCAGAAATGTGGTGGCCAGGCAGTTTGGTTCAGGTCTCCTTATTCAG GGCTCTGCACGAAAAGGAGAATAGAGCAAAAGGCGGTACAACACGAATACAGTTCTTCCTCATAGCATTAGTTTTCAGCTTTGCATACTACGTTTTCCCTGGTTACCTTTTCCAGATGTTGACATCATTTTCATGGCTGTGTTGGTTTGCTCCCAAATCCATATTTGTTCAACAGTTGGGCTCGGGTATGCATGGACTTGGTATTGGTGCCATAGGATTCGATTGGACAACCATTTCATCGTACCTTGGAAGTCCTTTAGCTAGTCCATGGTTTGCCACTGCAAATATTGGAGTTGGTTTTGTACTTGTAATGTATTTCATGACTCCGCTCACTTATTGGTACAACGTTTACAACGCCAAGACTTTCCCAATATTCTCTTCTAACCTCTACACGCTAAATGGGACGAAATACAACACTGAGGGAGTCATTGATCCACACTTTCAGCTTGATTATGCTGCCTATAATCGATATGGTCAGTTGCATTTGAGTACCTTCTTTGCCATGACATATGGTCTTGGATTTGCTGCTCTTGGCGCTATATTTGTGCACATTTTTCTCTTCCATGGAAG TGAAGTGTGGAATGGATTCAGAGAAGTATTTGACCAGCGAAAAAAATTAGATGTGCACACAAGGCTAATGAAAAACTACAAGCAGGTTCCAATGTGGTGGTTCACTATTGTTCTTGTTGTAAATATGGCATTGATCCTCTTCATTTGTCAGCATTATCTCGAAACACTCCAATTAACTTGGTGGGGTGTGTTGCTAGCTTTTGTTATAGCCTTTGGTTTCACTCTACCCATAGGAATAATCGTTGCTACTACGAACCAG CAACCAGGTCTTAATATCATCACAGAGTATGTTTGGGGGTATATGTACCCTGGATTCCCTGTGGCTAACATGTTGTTCAAGGTGTATGGGTACATTAGCATGGCCCAAGCTCTTACTTTTGTCTATGATTTCAAGCTTGGTCACTACATGAAAATTCCTCCAAGGGCAATGTTTATGGCTCAG aTGCTGGGAACATTCATATCAATAATCATATACACAATTACTGCATGGTGGCTCATGGGATCAGTGCCAAATCTCTGTGACATCTCCGTGCTACCAGCCAACAGCCCGTGGCAATGTCCACAGGACCGTGTTTTCTACGACGCCTCTGTTATCTGGGGGCTCATTGGTCCAAAAAGAATATTTGGATCACTTGGTGTTTACTCCAATGTCAATTGGTTCTTTCTGGGAGGAGCTATTTCCCCTATACTAGTTTGGTTGGCACAAAAGATTTTCCCTAAGCAGAAATGGATTTCCCTCATACACATGCCAGTACTACTGGGCTCAACAGCCATGATGCCTCCAGCAAGCTCGGTGAACTACACGAGTTGGCTGATTGTAGCATTCCTTTCTGGTTATGTTGTCTACAGACGTTGGCCACACTTGTGGGAACGCTACAACTATGTTTTATCTGGTGGTCTGGATGCTGGAACTGCTTTCATCGCGGTCTTGTTGTTCATTACCATACAATCGAAAGATATCAACATCGACTGGTGGGGAAATAATATAGATGGATGTCCGTTGGCTGCTTGTCCTACAGCTAAAGGGGTTCCAGCTAAAGGCTGTCCAGCCATTATGTAA
- the LOC101267497 gene encoding RNA binding domain-containing protein, with product MADAYWRVTDGRIHPVSLPPVPSKRPRTENDVPSGPEMLGSHSHNDVQGMHHAIRETDPIETSYEQYLRSGQTSSYAGGDSANSMSNGVGSHSIDGPRVMGTVGSEPVAARSRTIGFGGVRPEVPLPPEASSTLFVEGLPAHCTRREVSHIFRPFVGFKEVRLVIKESRHPGGHPFVLCFVDFMSPSHAATAMDTLQGYKLDEHDRDSPNLRLQFARRPGARSGGGYRGKH from the exons ATGGCAGATGCTTACTGGAGAGTCACCGACGGCCGGATACATCCCGTATCTCTTCCTCCGGTACCCTCAAAACGCCCGAGGACCGAAAATG ATGTTCCAAGTGGTCCTGAGATGCTTGGCAGTCATAGCCACAATGATGTACAAGGAATGCATCATGCCATTAGAGAAACAGATCCTATTGAAACATCCTATGAACAATACTTACGAAGCGGG CAAACTTCATCGTATGCTGGTGGTGACTCTGCAAATTCCATGAGTAATGGAGTAGGCAGTCATTCTATTGACGGTCCACGTGTTATGGGTACTGTGGGATCAGAGCCGGTTGCTGCTAGAAGCAGGACCATTGGGTTTGGAGGTGTTAGACCAGAAGTTCCTCTTCCACCTGAGGCTAGCAGTACATTGTTTGTGGAGGGGTTGCCTGCTCATTGCACCCGAAGAGAGGTGTCAC ATATATTTCGACCATTCGTAGGTTTCAAAGAAGTTAGACTGGTGATCAAAGAATCACGACAT CCAGGAGGGCATCCATTTGTTCTTTGCTTTGTTGATTTTATGAGTCCATCCCATGCAGCCACTGCTATGGATACTTTACAAG GTTATAAATTGGACGAGCATGACCGTGATTCACCCAACTTAAGGCTGCAATTTGCACGCCGTCCTGGTGCCAGGTCAGGTGGTGGGTATCGCGGAAAGCATTGA
- the LOC101267209 gene encoding protein yippee-like At4g27740, whose protein sequence is MAETATYNHPLFSCRICQNPIALRDDLLSKRFLAKSGRAYLFGHAMNVVVGKKEDRKLMTGTFSVADIFCSKCGQELGWKYVKAYDPSQKYKEGGFIIEIAKILKEY, encoded by the exons atggcgGAAACTGCTACGTATAATCACCCTTTGTTTAGCTGCAGAATTTGCCAGAATCCCATCGCTCTTCGAGATGATCTTCTCTCTAAACGCTTTCTG GCGAAATCAGGAAGAGCGTATCTTTTTGGGCATGCTATGAATGTGGTGGTGGGGAAAAAGGAAGATAGAAAACTGATGACAGGTACCTTCAGTGTTGCTGATATATTCTGCAGCAAGTGTGGGCAGGAATTGGGTTGGAAGTATGTTAAAGCTTATGATCCCTCACAGAAGTACAAAGAAGGCGGATTCATAATCGAGATTGCCAAAATTCTCAAAGAATATTAG
- the LOC101266610 gene encoding protein yippee-like At4g27745, with the protein MDELVGPRLYSCYKCRNNVSLHDDIISKAFQGRHGRAFLFTHVMNIVVGAKEDRTLMTGLHTVADVLCGDCNEVLGWKYERAYEPTQKYKEGKFILEKSKIVKENW; encoded by the exons ATGGATGAATTAGTTGGACCTCGCTTGTACAGCTGCTATAAATGTCGAAACAATGTCTCTCTTCACGATGATATAATCTCTAAGGCGTTTCAG GGAAGGCATGGCAGAGCTTTTCTGTTTACTCATGTGATGAATATTGTCGTTGGGGCTAAAGAAGACAGAACTCTCATGACTGGTCTTCATACTGTTGCTGATGTACTCTGTGGGGATTGCAATGAGGTTTTGGGCTGGAAATATGAACGAGCTTATGAGCCAACTCAGAAGTACAAGGAAGGGAAATTCATACTCGAGAAATCTAAAATCGTTAAAGAGAATTGGTAG
- the LOC104646414 gene encoding probable WRKY transcription factor 36, with protein MAGNEDDWGIRAVVRSCSKMNNSAHVDHTVHEDPAHVNSVLVDHNTVNEDGNSVNDTTDTSLFPKEINSVGDFRDAFPVEKKRYFGLDEVISLANNMNITNSRIENQTETIPNTPLVIVEHDEEEEKNKKARGDGERTLGVTTGKMFMAMATLLTQVFFKKKERNCVGDFREAFAVEKKRYFGLDEVISLANNLNTNSRIENRTETIPNTPLVIVEHEEEKKKARYSMQSSTTESGNLFIYRGKIQERHEILAEELSKVDHGRWRKRRTNPTGKSYYSCTEVKNCPAKRHVEKSSKDPTKVIVTYRGQHNHPLP; from the exons ATGGCTGGAAACGAAGATGACTGGGGTATACGGGCAGTTGTGAGAAGTTGCAGCAAGATGAACAACTCTGCTCATGTCGATCATACCGTTCATGAGGATCCTGCTCATGTCAACTCTGTTCTTGTCGATCACAATACTGTTAATGAGGATGGTAACTCTGTTAACGACACAACAGACACAAGTCTTTTTCCAAAAGAAATCAATAGTGTTGGTGATTTTAGAGACGCATTCCCCGTGGAAAAGAAGCGTTACTTTGGGTTAGATGAAGTTATCAGTCTTGCCAATAACATGAATATCACCAATTCAAGAATTGAAAATCAAACTGAAACTATTCCAAACACACCACTCGTGATTGTAGAACACGacgaggaggaggagaagaacAAGAAGGCCAGAGGAGATGGAGAAAGAACACTAGGAGTAACAACTggaaaaa TGTTCATGGCGATGGCAACTCTGTTAACACAAGTCTTTttcaagaagaaagaaagaaattgtGTTGGTGATTTTAGAGAAGCATTCGCCGTGGAAAAGAAGCGTTACTTTGGGTTAGATGAAGTTATCAGTCTTGCCAATAACCTGAATACCAATTCAAGAATTGAAAACCGAACTGAAACTATTCCAAACACCCCACTGGTGATTGTAGAACAtgaggaggagaagaagaaggcGAGATACTCGATGCAAAGTTCAACTACTGAGTCAGGCAACTTGTTTATTTACCGCGGAAAGATACAGGAAAGACATGAAATATTGGCTGAGGAATTGAGTAAGGTGGATCATGGGAGATGGAGAAAGAGAAGGACGAATCCAACTGGAAAAAGCTACTATTCGTGTACTGAAGTTAAAAATTGTCCAGCAAAGAGACACGTTGAGAAAAGCTCAAAAGACCCAACAAAGGTGATTGTAACTTACAGAGGCCAACACAATCACCCTCTTCCTTAA